A genomic window from Motacilla alba alba isolate MOTALB_02 chromosome 2, Motacilla_alba_V1.0_pri, whole genome shotgun sequence includes:
- the OSGIN2 gene encoding oxidative stress-induced growth inhibitor 2 isoform X1, which yields MPVWCCRCSLAGHFRTYSSTETEGQLLNSFVQYFGDSLGRKIKRMPLIEETVLPGDSLLTLPVVIIGNGPSGICLSYLLSGYRPYLSPEAIHPNPILHTKLEEARHLSIVDQDLEYLSEGLEGRSSNPVAVLFDTLLHPDADFGYDYPPVLHWKLEQHNYIPHIVLGKGPPGGAWHSMEGSMLTISFGDWMELPGLSFKEWAASKRRNIKSDRVMPEEIACYYKHYVKVMGLQKNFRDNVYITSVSRLYREKDEEGRSHQNEDISTQHLEMEDGQKSLIKRNWEIRGYQRATDGSHVPFCLFAENVALATGTFDSPGRLQVEGEDFPFVLHSMSDFGAAISKGKLRGKADPVLIVGAGLTAADAVLCAYNNNIPVVHVFRRRVTDTSLIFKQLPKKLYPEYHKVYHMMCTQSHTVDSNQHSAYTSFPEHNVLSFKPEMKCVLQSASGLKKILKFSVALVLIGSHPNLFFLKDQGHSIGHHSNQPITCKGNPIEIDPYTYECTKEANLFALGPLVGDNFVRFLKGGALGIARCLAIRQKKKHELIESGDGGGEGVP from the exons ATGCCCGTGTGGTGCTGCCGCTGCTCCCTGGCCGGCCACTTCAG AACTTACAGCAGCACTGAAACCGAAGGACAGCTTTTGAATTCCTTTGTTCAGTACTTTGGTGACAGCCTTGGGAGGAAGATTAAAAGAATGCCTTTAATTGAAGAAACTGTTCTGCCTGGGGACTCCCTTCTTACCCTGCCTGTAGTAATAATAG GAAATGGACCTTCAGGAATTTGCCTTTCTTACCTGCTCTCTGGATACAGGCCATATTTGTCTCCTGAAGCTATACACCCAAACCCCATTCTACATACAAAATTAGAAGAAGCTCGACATCTTTCCATTGTTGACCAA GATCTGGAGTATCTGTCAGAAGGCCTGGAAGGACGCTCCTCAAACCCAGTTGCAGTGCTTTTTGATACGTTGCTTCACCCGGATGCTGACTTTGGCTATGACTACCCGCCTGTTCTGCACTGGAAGTTAGAACAGCATAATTATATTCCCCACATAGTGCTCGGAAAAGGACCACCTGGTGGGGCATGGCAT TCCATGGAGGGCTCTATGCTAACCATCAGTTTTGGAGACTGGATGGAATTGCCTGGCCTCAGCTTTAAGGAGTGGGCAGCTAGCAAACGCAG aaacatAAAGAGTGATCGAGTAATGCCAGAGGAAATAGCTTGTTATTATAAACACTATGTTAAAGTCATGGGCCTCCAAAAGAATTTCAGAGACAATGTTTACATAACATCAGTGTCCAGGCTTTACCGAGAAAAGGATGAGGAAGGTAGAAGCCACCAAAATGAAGATATTTCAACACAGCATTTGGAAATGGAAGATGGACAGAAATCACTTATTAAGAGAAACTGGGAAATCAGAGGTTATCAGCGAGCAACAGATGGCTCTCATGTGCCCTTCTGCCTCTTTGCTGAGAATGTGGCTCTTGCAACTGGAACCTTTGATTCTCCTGGCCGACTGCAAGTTGAAGGAGAAGACTTTCCTTTTGTCCTCCATTCCATGTCTGACTTCGGAGCCGCAATCAGCAAAGGAAAGTTACGTGGGAAGGCAGACCCTGTGTTGATTGTGGGTGCTGGACTAACAGCAGCTGATGCAGTACTATGTGCCTATAACAACAACATCCCAGTAGTCCACGTGTTTCGTCGAAGAGTTACCGATACAAGCCTAATTTTCAAACAGTTACCTAAAAAGCTTTACCCTGAATACCATAAGGTCTATCATATGATGTGTACTCAGTCTCATACCGTGGACTCTAACCAACATTCTGCTTACACCAGTTTCCCTGAACACAATGTACTTTCCTTCAAGCCTGAGATGAAATGTGTTCTTCAGAGTGCCTCTGGACTGAAGAAAATTCTGAAGTTTTCCGTAGCCTTAGTTCTGATAGGTTCTCACccaaatcttttctttttaaaggacCAAGGACATAGCATAGGTCATCACTCTAATCAGCCCATTACATGCAAGGGGAATCCTATAGAGATCGATCCATACACTTACGAATGCACTAAAGAAGCCAACCTCTTTGCTTTAGGGCCTCTGGTGGGAGACAACTTTGTACGGTTTTTAAAAGGAGGTGCACTGGGCATTGCACGATGCTTGGCAATaagacaaaagaagaaacatgaaTTGATTGAAAGTGGGGATGGAGGAGGTGAGGGGGTACCATAA
- the OSGIN2 gene encoding oxidative stress-induced growth inhibitor 2 isoform X2: protein MPLIEETVLPGDSLLTLPVVIIGNGPSGICLSYLLSGYRPYLSPEAIHPNPILHTKLEEARHLSIVDQDLEYLSEGLEGRSSNPVAVLFDTLLHPDADFGYDYPPVLHWKLEQHNYIPHIVLGKGPPGGAWHSMEGSMLTISFGDWMELPGLSFKEWAASKRRNIKSDRVMPEEIACYYKHYVKVMGLQKNFRDNVYITSVSRLYREKDEEGRSHQNEDISTQHLEMEDGQKSLIKRNWEIRGYQRATDGSHVPFCLFAENVALATGTFDSPGRLQVEGEDFPFVLHSMSDFGAAISKGKLRGKADPVLIVGAGLTAADAVLCAYNNNIPVVHVFRRRVTDTSLIFKQLPKKLYPEYHKVYHMMCTQSHTVDSNQHSAYTSFPEHNVLSFKPEMKCVLQSASGLKKILKFSVALVLIGSHPNLFFLKDQGHSIGHHSNQPITCKGNPIEIDPYTYECTKEANLFALGPLVGDNFVRFLKGGALGIARCLAIRQKKKHELIESGDGGGEGVP from the exons ATGCCTTTAATTGAAGAAACTGTTCTGCCTGGGGACTCCCTTCTTACCCTGCCTGTAGTAATAATAG GAAATGGACCTTCAGGAATTTGCCTTTCTTACCTGCTCTCTGGATACAGGCCATATTTGTCTCCTGAAGCTATACACCCAAACCCCATTCTACATACAAAATTAGAAGAAGCTCGACATCTTTCCATTGTTGACCAA GATCTGGAGTATCTGTCAGAAGGCCTGGAAGGACGCTCCTCAAACCCAGTTGCAGTGCTTTTTGATACGTTGCTTCACCCGGATGCTGACTTTGGCTATGACTACCCGCCTGTTCTGCACTGGAAGTTAGAACAGCATAATTATATTCCCCACATAGTGCTCGGAAAAGGACCACCTGGTGGGGCATGGCAT TCCATGGAGGGCTCTATGCTAACCATCAGTTTTGGAGACTGGATGGAATTGCCTGGCCTCAGCTTTAAGGAGTGGGCAGCTAGCAAACGCAG aaacatAAAGAGTGATCGAGTAATGCCAGAGGAAATAGCTTGTTATTATAAACACTATGTTAAAGTCATGGGCCTCCAAAAGAATTTCAGAGACAATGTTTACATAACATCAGTGTCCAGGCTTTACCGAGAAAAGGATGAGGAAGGTAGAAGCCACCAAAATGAAGATATTTCAACACAGCATTTGGAAATGGAAGATGGACAGAAATCACTTATTAAGAGAAACTGGGAAATCAGAGGTTATCAGCGAGCAACAGATGGCTCTCATGTGCCCTTCTGCCTCTTTGCTGAGAATGTGGCTCTTGCAACTGGAACCTTTGATTCTCCTGGCCGACTGCAAGTTGAAGGAGAAGACTTTCCTTTTGTCCTCCATTCCATGTCTGACTTCGGAGCCGCAATCAGCAAAGGAAAGTTACGTGGGAAGGCAGACCCTGTGTTGATTGTGGGTGCTGGACTAACAGCAGCTGATGCAGTACTATGTGCCTATAACAACAACATCCCAGTAGTCCACGTGTTTCGTCGAAGAGTTACCGATACAAGCCTAATTTTCAAACAGTTACCTAAAAAGCTTTACCCTGAATACCATAAGGTCTATCATATGATGTGTACTCAGTCTCATACCGTGGACTCTAACCAACATTCTGCTTACACCAGTTTCCCTGAACACAATGTACTTTCCTTCAAGCCTGAGATGAAATGTGTTCTTCAGAGTGCCTCTGGACTGAAGAAAATTCTGAAGTTTTCCGTAGCCTTAGTTCTGATAGGTTCTCACccaaatcttttctttttaaaggacCAAGGACATAGCATAGGTCATCACTCTAATCAGCCCATTACATGCAAGGGGAATCCTATAGAGATCGATCCATACACTTACGAATGCACTAAAGAAGCCAACCTCTTTGCTTTAGGGCCTCTGGTGGGAGACAACTTTGTACGGTTTTTAAAAGGAGGTGCACTGGGCATTGCACGATGCTTGGCAATaagacaaaagaagaaacatgaaTTGATTGAAAGTGGGGATGGAGGAGGTGAGGGGGTACCATAA